Proteins from a genomic interval of Trifolium pratense cultivar HEN17-A07 linkage group LG6, ARS_RC_1.1, whole genome shotgun sequence:
- the LOC123890559 gene encoding uncharacterized protein LOC123890559 yields the protein METTVTFTTTSASAATITDAAKVQRVTKKSSDELLRKFAEVGTDDKKELRLIKRRKKKIKENQSESISNGATAVVERRSLLPATVSRKSALLRQLRVRDNRNKSSLFGTIHKTWRRTVEGASRVFMEKHYHSHKRLINDIV from the exons ATGGAAACTACTGTTACATTTACAACTACTTCTGCTTCTGCTGCTACTATCACTGATGCTGCTAAGGTTCAAAGAGTTACCAAGAAATCTTCTGATGAGTTACTTAGGAAGTTTGCTGAAGTTGGTACCGACGACAAGAAAGAGTTACGTCTTATCAAACGCCGTAAGAAGAAGATTAAGGAAAATCAATCCGAGAGCATTTCAAATGGCGCCACCGCCGTGGTGGAAAGGAGGTCGCTTTTGCCGGCTACTGTCAGCCGGAAGTCTGCTTTGCTTAGGCAGCTCAGAGTTAGAGATAACAGAAACAAGTCATCACTCTTTGGAACAATTCACAAG ACATGGCGTAGAACTGTAGAAGGTGCTTCTAGAGTTTTCATGGAAAAGCATTATCATAGTCATAAGCGTTTGATTAATGATATTGTTTAG